The following are encoded in a window of Panicum virgatum strain AP13 chromosome 5N, P.virgatum_v5, whole genome shotgun sequence genomic DNA:
- the LOC120672706 gene encoding uncharacterized protein LOC120672706 isoform X1: protein MSSSRLGRGPAQAPPPWRGRSFPTHTHAPLDLPLLGAGEAADGTNGEGGAQGPCIDGRESLTEATSGAIGALVSTIVLYPLDTCKTKLQAELQTHQGMHKYRYMSVVDFRVRMAILSVLFNAGLKEALLHQNKVPCMSDNIDEQCKLLLDVNVQGCSEFKMLHILNDCSQACIKAFFICLVVPSCSSKVMADTPPSIQGVQRIRHCCTSCSEWLPC from the exons atgagcagcagcaggctcGGGCGAGGTCCggcccaggcgccgccgccctggcgcgGGCGGAGCTTTCCCACGCACACCCATGCTCCGCTCGACCTCCCGCTGCTCGGTGCCGGGGAAGCCGCCGACGGTACGAACGGCGAGGGCGGAGCTCAAGGCCCCTGCATCGATGGACG GGAGAGCCTCACGGAGGCCACGTCGGGGGCAATCGGCGCGCTCGTGAGCACCATCGTGCTCTACCCGCTCGACACATGCAAGACCAAGCTCCAGGCCGAGCTCCAGACGCACCAGGGCATGCACAAGTACAG GTACATGTCAGTAGTGGATTTTCGAGTGCGCATGGCCATCTTG TCAGTACTGTTCAATGCAGGCCTCAAGGAAGCACTACTGCACCAAAATAAGGTTCCTTGCATGAGTGACAACATTGATGAGCAATG CAAGCTGCTGCTAGATGTGAATGTTCAAGGTTGCTCAGAATTCAA GATGTTGCATATATTAAATGACTGCTCTCAGGCCTGCATTAAAGCTTTT tttatatGTTTGGTTGTGCCCAGCTGCTCCTCCAAGGTAATGGCAGATACTCCTCCAAGCATTCAGGGAGTGCAGCGCATACGGCACTGCTGTACCTCTTGTTCTGAATGGTTGCCGTGTTGA
- the LOC120672706 gene encoding uncharacterized protein LOC120672706 isoform X2, which translates to MSSSRLGRGPAQAPPPWRGRSFPTHTHAPLDLPLLGAGEAADGTNGEGGAQGPCIDGRESLTEATSGAIGALVSTIVLYPLDTCKTKLQAELQTHQGMHKYRYMSVVDFRVRMAILSVLFNAGLKEALLHQNKVPCMSDNIDEQCKLLLDVNVQGCSEFKMLHILNDCSQACIKAFLLLQGNGRYSSKHSGSAAHTALLYLLF; encoded by the exons atgagcagcagcaggctcGGGCGAGGTCCggcccaggcgccgccgccctggcgcgGGCGGAGCTTTCCCACGCACACCCATGCTCCGCTCGACCTCCCGCTGCTCGGTGCCGGGGAAGCCGCCGACGGTACGAACGGCGAGGGCGGAGCTCAAGGCCCCTGCATCGATGGACG GGAGAGCCTCACGGAGGCCACGTCGGGGGCAATCGGCGCGCTCGTGAGCACCATCGTGCTCTACCCGCTCGACACATGCAAGACCAAGCTCCAGGCCGAGCTCCAGACGCACCAGGGCATGCACAAGTACAG GTACATGTCAGTAGTGGATTTTCGAGTGCGCATGGCCATCTTG TCAGTACTGTTCAATGCAGGCCTCAAGGAAGCACTACTGCACCAAAATAAGGTTCCTTGCATGAGTGACAACATTGATGAGCAATG CAAGCTGCTGCTAGATGTGAATGTTCAAGGTTGCTCAGAATTCAA GATGTTGCATATATTAAATGACTGCTCTCAGGCCTGCATTAAAGCTTTT CTGCTCCTCCAAGGTAATGGCAGATACTCCTCCAAGCATTCAGGGAGTGCAGCGCATACGGCACTGCTGTACCTCTTGTTCTGA